In Acidobacteriota bacterium, the genomic window TCCTGAAACTCGGCCTCAAACTCGTCGAGCATCGCGTACTTCATCATGTGGTCGCCGATTTTTATCTTGTCGCCGTCCTGAAGTAGCTGTTGCGACGTAATCTTTGCGCCATTCAGAAAGGTCCCGTTGGTGGAGTCCAGATCGTTGACGTAGTACTCGAGGCAGTTTCCCTCCAGGCAAAGGCGTATTATCTCGGCGTGCAGGCGCGAGGCGATTTCGTCTCTGAGCACCAGGTCGGCCTTTGAGCCGCGACCTACGACGGTGCGCTCCTTTTCCAGATTGATCGTTACTCCGATTGAGTTGCCCTGCAATACGACCAGGACTGGCCGCTTGGTGTTCCCCGCTAGAGCGACTTCGCGGAGGTCGAGCTTTATTGTGCGCTCGGCATCATTCACAGCTAATCACCTTTGATGAATGAATATATCAACGACCGGGCAAAGAGCAAAGAGCAAAGAGCAAAGGGCGAAGGGCGAAGGGCGAAGGGCGAAGCGCTTTGCTCCTTTCTCTTCGCTTGACGCTAACAAGACCGCTAACTACACTTTTACCAAGTTAATCATTGATCGGGTTCGACTATGACGAAAACCAACGGCGATTCAAACAGACGATGCAGCGGTGTTGAGCGTCTCGCCGAAGCAAATCTGCCAACCGAATTCGGACTGTTTCGAATCATCGGCTTCAAGAGCCTCGCCACTAACGAAGAGTTTCCCGTGCTCGTCAAAGGAGAGCTGGATGAAAACACACCTGCTCTCGTTCGCATTCACTCACAGTGCTTGACTGGTGACGTGTTTCACTCCCTGAAGTGCGACTGCGGTCGACAGCTTGATCACGCGATGAAGCTCATTCAAGAAGAAGGGCGAGGCGTGATCATCTATCAACAACAGGAAGGCCGTGGCATTGGTATCACGAACAAGATTCGTGCTTACGAGCTTCAGGATGCCGGCCAGGACACGGTGGAAGCGAACCTGTCGCTGGGGTTCGAGGCCGATCTTCGCCAGTATGAATGTTGCGTGGATATTCTCAAGCAACTGGGTCTGCGGCGCATCCGGCTGATGTCTAACAACCCGGAGAAGATCGCGGCGGTGCAGCAAGCAGGGATCGAGATAGTCGAACGCGTTTCTATTGAAGTTGAACCGCACGAGAAGTCGCTGGGCTACATGAAGACCAAGAAAGAGAAGCTGGGCCACCTTCTGGACAACGTCGGGGCCGAAGACAAGGCGCTCATCTAAGAAGCTCCGCTGTGCCCCGACCCGCCCACAAACTCGTCCGAGTCATCCAGATACCTTGATTCTGACTCAGTCAGCGCGACACAAGCGCCGGTCTCAGGATCCAGCAACAGAAGAAACTCGTCGAGCCGTTTGACGATTGGTCCCGCCGCCCCGATGCCGACCGAGCCACGAGATGAGGGAAGGTGAGACAGCAGAACGCTGGGAACAAAGACTTCGTCGCCCCACTGCAAGATCCATCGCCCGGCTTCGGCGCCGGCGAAGACGGTGCGTATCCCGCCCCGCGCAATTTGCCGCGCGTTCAAGCGGTCAAGCTCACCCGAGATTATGTCCGCCCATTTACGCGCTTCCCGCGGTGTCAACGCGACGCGCTTATCTGAATCCCTTAGTTCTATTCCTTCCACCGAGCGCGAAGCCGTCAACGAATAGATTGGTGTGATCTCTTCGAAGGGTTCGAAGCTGCCGGTGTTCGCGAGATGCTCGAGCGTCGCGGCCAGCTTGAACGCCGACTGAAGGTGCACCGTCAGTCCCTTCAGCGAGATTGTGGGAGGCGCCGGTCGACTCAGCGCTGCCGGCGCAACGCGAAGCGCTTCGAGCCTGCGTTCAAGCTCACCAATGTGGTCGCGGCCGAGCAATACCCATCGCCCGGTCCGCTGATCGCTTATCAACAAGCGCCCGCCGCCGGTGGAAACAGTCAGCCATTCGCGAAGGCCCGACCGGCTCACCTCAGCCTCTGGTCTCGATTCTGAGCTGAACACATCTACAAAAACGGAAACCGCCGGACTGTCCAACCACAGCTCGGATTGGGGGTGCGACAACAACAGCTCATCGCCCACGTTTGCCAGCACAACTTCGTCTTGCATCCTCGCAACATCATAGAACTCGCTTCTGAACTGGACGGTGGCTAAGTAGTGTGCGGCCTCTTCCCGCCCGAAATACGCTTGCCGATTCTGATGCCTCAGCACCACGTTGTCATCAGACCTGACTATTAACCCGCTGCCGCCCTGGCGCACAACCCGCGATGTTACAGCGCCTTCTTTCAGGAACTCCGCGACACTTGCCGCGAGATACGGAGCGAAAGCAAGGCTGCACCTTATTGAGAGAATGTTGATCATCGGCGATGTTCAAGCATGAGCTTGAGCGCGCCGAAGTATCAAGTCATCACGTCATCATCATAGGGCCGATCGGCGTTGCGCTGGAGCGGCGACTTAGGTAGAAATGAAGCTATGTCGAGCAAGGGTCCGAGCCACAAAGAAGCGGTTCAAATTGCGATCGAGGGGTCCGTGCTGGAGTGCGAAGGCCAGGAACTGAAAAAGGGCTTGTGGGAAAACGGGGTCTACCTGGGCGCGGATGGCTTCGTCTATCACATCAGCACGAGACAGGCTCGGGGAGGCATACAGAAGACAATTAAGGGCAAACGCGCAGTCGGCGAGTATTTGAGATGGGTCGACGGGCTGTTTCGCCCGGGCGAACTTCCAAGCGAAGCGAACGGTATTCATTACCGCGCCGCGCGCAAGCTCCGCGAGTTGATCTAGCTCTCTCTCATTGGCAAGCTCAGCCCGATGGTTTCGTCCCGACTTTGGCACGGTCTCTCCCATCAAACGCCTTTTTCTCGTCGGTTCTTCGGCGAAACTGGAAGTTGGATAATCCGAATGTTATAGTCAAGCAATGCTGTACAGAAAGCCTCGAGTCGGACAAGAACTGAATGCGCACTGCGGCAAATGCAAAGATGAACGAACTCACATCGTCGCTGCGATGGACGGGGAAATCGTCCGCAGGGTTACTTGCTCGATGTGCGGCAGCACGCACAACTACAAGGTGAAACCTGCCGCCGCCCCGGAAGGGGGAACACCTGGCGCGGCCGCGCCTGCCAAAAGAAAAGTGGGCTCCAGGCGGGCCAAGGAAGCAAACACTTTTAACATCGATCCGAAGCGCCCGGTAAAGTCTTACGACATGAATAACATCTTTTCAGCCGGTGACGTCATCAATCATCCAAAGTTCGGGCTGGGCGCTGTTGAGGCGGCGCTTCCACCGAACAAGATTGAGGTCAGATTCCAGGAAGGCAAAAAGATGCTGCTTCATAACATGAAGAATTTCCGCTACTGACGCCGAAGATTTGATAAAGAGACACAAAGATGAGCCGCCGTTTGAACGAATCAACGGCGGCTCATTCTTTGTCTTTTTGGTGATTCCTATCCTGCCAGAAACTGCCGTTGGCATGGGACTAGCGCCGGCTATCGGAAAAACACCGCGTTCTTCTGAATGAAGCGCCGCCACTTAGCTGGCACGCCGGCTTCAGCGAAGATCGCAGACACCGGACACGCGGGCACGCATGCGTTACAGTCGATGCATGTGGCCGGGTCTATGTACATCTGTTGCTGATCGGGGCCGCCCTGAATGCAGTCAACGGGACATACATCGACGCAGGCGAGTTCCTTTGCGCCGACGCAGGGCTCACATATCACGTATGCCAAACTTCTTGCTCCGCGCGGTCATTGCTTGAAGTAGTCGGCGTTCATCTGAGTGAAGTTCTTCCATTGCTCAGGGAGATCGTCTTCGGTGAAGATTGCCTGTACCGGGCATGCCGGCTCGCACGCGCCGCAGTCGATGCACTCGTCGGGGTGGATGTACAACAACTCAACGTTCTCAAAGTCGGGCTCGTCTTTTCGCGGGTGTATGCAGTCTACAGGACAGACGTCGACGCAGGCGGTGTCCTTGGTCCCTATGCAGGGTTCAGCGATAACGTACGTCATTGAAACGTAAGCCTCCTTTTCAGGTATTAATAAATGATTTGACCGTTTGCCTGTACAAATTTCGCCGATTTAGTTTAAAGAGTCAAGGAAGGGTTAGTCAGCGGACGGACGACGGATGACGGGCGACCGGCGACTGACGATAATCAAAGGTCAGTGTCCGGTCGTCAGTCGCCGGTCGTCCGTCGTCCGTCATCCGTCATCCACCGACTACTGACCCTCCTCATACTCAGTCATCGCACGAGTGTCCATAACCTCAGCCAGCTCTTCGTCGGTGAGCAAGCCCTCTTCCTTGATGGTTTCTCGAATAGTCTTGCCCTTGCTGATCGCGAGCTTTGCGATCTCGGCCGCGCGAGCATAGCCGATTCGCGGACTGAGCGCGGTCACCAGTGAGACGCTGTGTTCAACGTACCAGCCGCAGCGCTCCTCGTTTGCTGTGATGCCTTCAACACACCGATCTTTCAGGACCCTCAACGCGTTGGTCAAGATCGTCAGCGACATCAAAAGATTGAACGCTATCACGGGCATCATCACGTTGAGCTCCAGTTGGCCCGCTTGCGCAGCCGTCGCGACAACCAGATCGTTTCCCATCACTTGAAAGCACACCATGCCGGTCATCTCTGCGATCACCGGATTGACCTTGCCGGGCATGATCGACGAGCCGGGCTGAACAGCCGGCAGATTGATTTCCGCCAAACCGGTGTTCGGACCCGAACTTAGAAGCCGCAAATCATTGGAGATTCTGAGCACGTCTGTCGCAAGCGTTCTGAGCGCACCCGACAACCCGACGAACGGTGACATGCTCTGCATCGCCTCGAAGTAATCGCCGGTTGCTCGAAGCTTTTGATTCGTGACTCGACTCAATTCCTCAACCACGCGCGTGCGGTAGCCCGGCGGCGCGTTCAAACCGGTCCCGGCGGCCGTGGCACCCAAGCCGATCTCCTTCAACTCATCTGCCGCTCGAGCGATTCGATCCGCGTTTTTCTGAATCGCAGTCGCGTAAGCCCCGAACTCCTGTCCCAACCTGATCGGCACTGCATCTTGAAAATGGGTGCGCCCGGATTTGACGATGTCGTCGAATTCGCTCGACTTGGTTCGCAGCGACGCCGCTAGAACGTCGAGAGTGCTTATCAACTTGTCCACTGACTCCAGGGCGGCAAGCCGCATCGCCGTAGGGAACACGTCGTTGGTCGACTGGGCCATGTTCACGTGATCGTTAGGGTGAACGATGGAGTAGTCACCCCGTTCTCCCCCGAGCAGCTCAATCGCGCGATTGGCCAGCACCTCGTTCGCGTTCATGTTGTGCGAGGTCCCCGCGCCAGCCTGGAAAGGATCGACCACGAACTGATCGCGCAACCTTCCGGCGAGCACTTCATCGGCGGCCGCCTCGATTGCGTTTGCTAGCCGCGCGTCCAGCGAGCCAAGCGCCGCGTTCACCCGCGCGGCGGCCTTCTTTATCTGCACGGTTGCGGTGACCAGCGAAGGGTAGGGCTTCCACCCGGAGATAGGAAAGTTCTCGATCGCGCGCGCGGTCTGAATCCCGTAGTAGACATCGCCCGGCAGTTCACGCTCGCCGAGCGAGTCTCGCTCAATCCTTGGTTGGGTCGAACGTGACATGAGGAATCATCTCGACGTCTTCTTTCAGCGTCACACGGCCCGCCAGCTTCTTCTTCTCTTTCACTATGGGGGTGAACTTGATCGTGCTATCGACCAGCTTCTCATTTGGCCGGTATCCCAACCCGAATTCCGGAAGCTCGGGCCGGCTCATCAACCGCTTGATGTCCCACATTGTTTCTTCGCGCGTGTAAGCGCATATCTCCGTTTCGCGGCTCATGATGATAGCTTCTTCGGGACACGCGTCAACGCAGAAACCGCAGAACACGCAACGCAGCATGTCGATATCAAACCTTGCGGGATACTTTTCGATCAGCGGATCGGGATGCTCAGCCGCCTCGATGTAGATGCAATCGGCCGGGCACGCAGTCGCGCACATGTAGCAGGCGACGCAGCGCGGCGAGCCGTCCTCGCGCGCGGTCAGGATATGCGCGCCACGAAACCGGTCCGAGTAGGCGCGGCGCTCTTCCGGATAGCGGATCGTCGCATTGACCTTCCCCGTCAGATTGTCGATCATCCGGTTCATGGTGAGGCCCATCCCGAACAGCGGGCCGAGCATGTCTTTGGCGAATGACGACTCCGCCTCCGCGCGCTCCCTGACGTTGATGACTTTGGCTGATCGCTTCATGGGTAGCAAAGACCTTACTCTGTATATCTCCGGGGCAGACTAAAGTCTACCCTACAACCACCCCCGGCAGGCGTGTTTGATCCAACGTGATACCGCGATACGCCGCGACGCTTTCGGTCATCGTCGCAAACACATCTTCTGCCGACATCCACAGCGACTCGGCGCCGCTCGCCTGAAGCAGCATCGCGAACACTTCCCAAACCGCCAGCGTGTCTCCCCCGGGCTCGATTGCCTTGCCTGCGAGCTGAACCCGTCCCTCGAAGTTCGTGTAAGTCCCATCCTCTTCAGACCACGCAGCGACCGGCAACACAACGCTTGCTGCTGCCTGCCAATCTGCTTCGTGAGCCGCCAGCACTACGGAGTACTCGAGCTCGTCGATCAGCTCGAAAATCCGCCCTTCGACTTCCTCGTCGTTGGGCCGCCGCACCAGCGGTTTGAAGTACACCACCACCGCCGCCTTTATTCGGCGCTCGCGTGCAGCCTTGATCGCGCCCTCGATCCCGCCGAGTTCCTCGCTCATAAGCCCCAGCTTGATCGCGCCCATCGAGTTCGGATGCTTATCGAAGTGACGCAGTATCTGGTCCTCCTCCTCCGCCAGATTCTTGTCTTCGGAGTCAACGCGGAAATCAAACTGAGTCGCGCCCAACTGATCGCCGAGATATTTCTTTAACAGGAACAGCGCTTCGTTTGTAGTCGAGGGCGAGGCGAAACCGAGAAGCGAACCCGCGCCGCTGGCGTCGCGGATCTCCTTCAAGCGCGAATCAATCGACCGCGCGGCTTCTTCCCAGGTAACGGGCGCTTGCACCCCGTCGCGCCCCTTCATCAGCGGCCGGTGAATGCGCCTGGCGTTATTCAGCTCGTGAAAGCTCAGCCGCCCCTCGTCGCACAGCCAGCTTCGATTCACCTTGGGATTGCGCCTGGGTATCAACCGGAAGATCGCTCCGTCTCGGTGGTCGATCCGCACAGTGCAACCGGTCGAGCATCCGCCGCACACCGAGTCCGTGGCGTGCAGGAACCACACGCGGCACTTAAACCTGAAGTCGCGAGATGTCAACGCGCCGACCGGACAGATGTCGACAACGTTGCCCGAGTACGGATTGTCCAGCGGCGCGTCCTCAAACGTCCCGATGGCAACGTGATCGCCGCGCCCGAAGAATTGCATCTCGCCCGTCTCGGTCACCTCCTCGAAGAAGCGAATGCAACGCGAGCACAGCACGCATCGTTCTTGATCGAGCACGACCATCGGCCCCAGGTCGATCACTTTGCGCTTGCGCACCTTCATCGCGAGCGGGATCTCGCTGGTGTGCAGCCCGTAAACCATGTAGTAGTCCTGCAAACGGCACTCGCCCGCTTGATCGCAGACCGGGCAATCGACCGGATGATTGATCAGCAAGAACTCGAGCACGCCGCGCACAGCTTCTTTGACTCGCTCGTTGTCCGAATGCACGACCATCCCTTCATTCACCATCGTTGTGCAGGCCGGCGTGAGCTTGGGCATTTTCTCCACGTCAACCAGACACATGCGGCAGTTGCCGTCGATGGACAAGTCGGGGTGGTAGCAATAGTGCGGTATCTCTATGCCGTGATCTTCGGCAGCTTGAATGATGGTCTGCCCGTTTCTGGCTTCGACCTCTCGTCCGTTTAGAGTGAATTTCGGCATCGCTTCTTTTTTCCGTTCAAACACAAAGGCACGAAGTCACAAAGGAAAAGAGCTGATAGCGACTGTCCCTGTCGGACCCTCCATTCTTAGTGTCTTTGTGCCTTTGTGTTTAAGCGCTCTCAGCTCGAACACAACGCTTCGAACTCGCTTCTGAACTTGGTTACGAAACTTCTGATCGGCATCACGTCCGCGTCCGCCAGCGGACAAATCGTCTTGCCTTCCATTCGATCGGCGATCTTCAAAAGCAAATCTACGTCGGATCGCCGGCCTTTGCCCGCAACGATGTTCTTCAGAATCTTAGCTGCCCAGCCGGTTCCTTCCCGGCAAGGCGTACACTGGCCGCACGATTCGTGCGCGTAGAAGTCCGCGATCACCGACAATGTCTCGGGCATGCTGGTAGTCTCGTCCAGCACGATCATCCCGCCTGAACCAAGCATCGAGCCTGCCTTTAGCAACGACTCGTAATCCAGCAGCGCGCCTTCGCACTCGGCGGCGGTCATCACCGGAACGGATGAGCCTCCGGGTATGACGGCCTTCAACTTGCGGCCGTTTGGTATGCCGCCCGCTTCGTTGTTGATGAAGTCCAGCAGCGGATACCCCATGTCGACTTCGTAAACACCCGGCTTGTTGACGTGACCCGAAACCGAAAAGAGCTTTGTGCCTTTACTCTTCTCGGTCCCGATCGCTGCGTGCGCCGCCGCGCCGTTCTGAATGATCCAAGGCAGCGCTGCCAACGTCTCAACGTTGTTCACCACAGTCGGTGAAGCAAGGAATCCGTGAGTGGCCGGAAACGGCGGCTTGATGCGCGGATACCCGCGATTGCCCTCCAGCGATTCGATCAGCGAAGTTTCTTCACCGCAGATGTAAGCGCCTTGCCCAAGGTGTATGAATATATCGAGCCCGTAGTCCTTCCCCAATAGCGAAGGCCCGAGTATCTTCGCTTCGTACGCTTCATCGAGCGCTTTCTGTACGATGTTCGCGACGAACTCGTACTCGCCTCGAATGTAGATGTACGACAAATGGCTGTTCAGCGCGTAGCAGGCGATCGCCATTCCTTCGATCATCAAATGCGGATCACGCTCCATCAAGATGCGGTCCTTAAACGTGCCCGGCTCGCTCTCGTCGGCGTTGCAGAGCAGGTAAGTCGGCTTGGCAGTGCGCGGCACGAAGCCCCACTTGATACCGGTTGGAAAGCCGGCGCCTCCGCGCCCGCGAAGCCCACTCGCCTTCACTTCGTCAATCACGGTCGCCGGGTCCATCGCCAGCGCTTTCTCGAGCGCCTTGTAGCCGCCGCGCTCGCGATACTTCGTGATGCTCGCCTGATCCGGCTTGTCTATGTTGGTGAGTAATATCTTAGTCATCGATCTTGGGATCCTGGGAGCGCAGGCATCCTGCCTGCCTTCCGTCTTCTCATCCTAGTCATTGCGCAGTTTCTCAATTATCTCCGCGATCTTTGCAGGCGTCAGGTTCTCGTAGTATCGATCTCCCACTTGCATCGCCGGCGCCGTCCCGCAAGAGCCCAGACACTCAGTCAAATCCCAACTGAACTTTTCATCACTTGTGACTTCTCTTTTCTCAACTCCCAGTTGCCGCTTGATCTCGTCGATGCACGGATTGACGCCCATCAACCAGCAGCTCAGGTTTTTGCAGATGTCGATGTGATGCTTGCCCGCAGGTTTCTTGTGAAGCATCGTGTAGAAGGTCGCGACGCTCAACACGTCCGAGGGCGGATAACCCATCAACCCACCGACGTATTCGGCGACCTCGGGCGAGATCCAACCGAACTCACGTTGGGCAAGCGTCAGCACTGGAAGCAATGCGGCGCGCTTCTCGGGATAGTGGCTCAATATCGTCTGATAGCGGCGCTTTGCCTCTTCGCTGAATTCGATCATCAATCCCACCTATTTGGACCGCGCCGCCCTCTACCTTCACCTTATTTGGACTGCGCCGCCCTTTACCTTCACCTTCCCTGAGCTTGTCATCGGCGGCGCTTTTGCTGACTCTAAAACGCTACACCTTATTTATCCGACATCTTCGTTCAAAGCGGCTCTTCCCACTTCGCCACGTTTCGCGCAAAGACAGCAAAGACTCGCAAAGGACGCAAAGACACTCATCGATCAAGCTCTCCCGCGATTATGTTCAAGCTGCTCAGCGTCGCAATTGCATCCGCAAGCAGTCCGCCTTCTATCAGCTTCGGATACGCCGAGAATATCGGAAAGCACGGCCCGCGCGCGTGACAACGCCAAGGGCGCAACGAACCGTCGCTCACTATGTAGAAACCAAGCTCGCCGTTAGCGCCCTCGCTGTAGCCGTACACTTCACCGGGCGGCGCTTGGATCCCGTGCATCACCAGCTTGAAATGGTTCATTAGGTCTTCGATGTTCTCATACACGCCCTGCTTCGGCGGCAGCGTGATCCTGCGATCGTCAACTTGATAAGGACCCTCCGGCAAATTCTCGAGCACTTGCTCGACGATGCGAACGCTCTGGCGCATCTCTTCCATGCGAACCAGGTATCTGTCGTACACATCGCCGCGATTTCCTATCGGCACTTCGAAGTCGAAATCGTCGTAGCTCGAATACGGGTGATTCTGGCGAATGTCATAGGGCACGCCAGCCGCGCGCAGCATCGGGCCGGTCATGCCCCAATCAGCCGCATCTTTGCCCGAGATCTCCGACACGCCGACCGTCCGTTGTTTGAAGATCACGTTGTTCGTGTTGAGCTTTTGCAGATCGTCGATGTACTTCGGCAATCGCGCAAGCACCTCGCGGCAACGCGGGACAAAATCTTTGGGAAGGTCTGCCGAGAGTCCGCCCACTCGCACGTAGCTCACCATCATCCGCTGGCCGGCGGTCATCTCGAGCAAATCGTAAATTTCTTCGCGCGGCTCGAATGAGTACCAGAAGTTGGTGATCGCGCCGAGGTCAACCAGCGCCGCCCCCAAACAGATCATGTGGTCCATTATCCGGGACAGCTCGCCAAGCAGCACGCGAATGTACTGGACGCGCTTCGGCACCTCTATGCCGAGCAGCTTTTCAACCGTGCATGCATAACCGACGTTGTTCAAGAACGACGAGCAGTAATTCAACCGATCGGTGTAAGGGATCACCCCGTTCCACTGATGGGTCTCGGCCATCTTCTCGAAGCAGCGATGCAGATAGCCTATCTCGCAATCCGACTCGATTACTTTTTCGCCGTCCAGCCGGGCAACGATCCTCAGCGCGCCGTGCGTAGCCGGATGCGACGGGCCTATGTTGATGATCGTAGGCTGCGGACTCAACCGGTCGGTCTCGTGTCCTTGCCACTCCGTCTTGTACTCGATCGGCAGCTTGTAGTCGCGCGACAGCGGCGTGCGTGCGCCCGGCTCGTGATCCTTGCGAAGCGGGTGGCCGATGAACTCTTCGTGACACAGGATGCGGCGCAGGTCGGGATGATTGCGGAAGCGGATCCCGAACATGTCGAACGTCTCGCGTTCATGCCAGTTCGCCGTCTTCCATACCGATGACACGGAATCAACTTCCGGAGCCGATTCCGGGAGCGGCACCTTCAACCGCACCCGGTGTCCGTGGTCGATCGAGTACATGTGATAGACGACGTTGAACCGCTCCTCTCGCTTTTTATCGGGATAGCCCAGATAGTCGAGACCAGTGATCGTGCTCAGCAGATCAAATTTCGTAGTGGGGTCTTCCTTGAGTGTGCGGCAGATCTCGGCGACCTTGTCCGGTCTCACCGTGATCGCCAGATCGCCGCGAAAATCATTCACGTCCAGCACCTGATCCGCGAAACGTCCCTGGACCAACGCGGCGATGGGGTTCTGCGGCGCGGCCGGCTCGCGGGTGATCTGCACGAGCCGCACTGCCGCGCGCGCTTGCTCTTCGGCGATTAACATCGGCTTAGGCGAAGTCTCGGTGATCTCTTTCAGCATCCGCTCGCGCAGTTCGCGGCGCGCGTCGGCGCCGACGATGTTTTCTTTCTCGATGAGCTGACGGATCATCAAGACTGCTTGCAACACCGCTTCAGGCGTTGGCGGACAGCCGGGAATGTAAACGTCTACGGGGATGATTTCGTCGATGCCCTGCATCACGTGATAAGCGCGATAGAAGCCACCCGAGGTCGCGCACGCGCCCATGCAAAGCACCCACTTCGGATCAGGCATCTGCTCGTAGATCCGCTTGAGCACCGGCCCCATCTTGTCGGTGATCGTTCCCATGACCATCAACAGATCCGACTGACGCGGCGAAAAGCGGACAACTTCAGCGCCAAACCTGGCGACGTCATAGTGCGCCGACACGACTG contains:
- a CDS encoding NADH-quinone oxidoreductase subunit I, whose amino-acid sequence is MKRSAKVINVRERAEAESSFAKDMLGPLFGMGLTMNRMIDNLTGKVNATIRYPEERRAYSDRFRGAHILTAREDGSPRCVACYMCATACPADCIYIEAAEHPDPLIEKYPARFDIDMLRCVFCGFCVDACPEEAIIMSRETEICAYTREETMWDIKRLMSRPELPEFGLGYRPNEKLVDSTIKFTPIVKEKKKLAGRVTLKEDVEMIPHVTFDPTKD
- the nuoF gene encoding NADH-quinone oxidoreductase subunit NuoF, coding for MTKILLTNIDKPDQASITKYRERGGYKALEKALAMDPATVIDEVKASGLRGRGGAGFPTGIKWGFVPRTAKPTYLLCNADESEPGTFKDRILMERDPHLMIEGMAIACYALNSHLSYIYIRGEYEFVANIVQKALDEAYEAKILGPSLLGKDYGLDIFIHLGQGAYICGEETSLIESLEGNRGYPRIKPPFPATHGFLASPTVVNNVETLAALPWIIQNGAAAHAAIGTEKSKGTKLFSVSGHVNKPGVYEVDMGYPLLDFINNEAGGIPNGRKLKAVIPGGSSVPVMTAAECEGALLDYESLLKAGSMLGSGGMIVLDETTSMPETLSVIADFYAHESCGQCTPCREGTGWAAKILKNIVAGKGRRSDVDLLLKIADRMEGKTICPLADADVMPIRSFVTKFRSEFEALCSS
- a CDS encoding ferredoxin family protein — translated: MAYVICEPCVGAKELACVDVCPVDCIQGGPDQQQMYIDPATCIDCNACVPACPVSAIFAEAGVPAKWRRFIQKNAVFFR
- a CDS encoding ferredoxin family protein is translated as MTYVIAEPCIGTKDTACVDVCPVDCIHPRKDEPDFENVELLYIHPDECIDCGACEPACPVQAIFTEDDLPEQWKNFTQMNADYFKQ
- the ribA gene encoding GTP cyclohydrolase II; amino-acid sequence: MTKTNGDSNRRCSGVERLAEANLPTEFGLFRIIGFKSLATNEEFPVLVKGELDENTPALVRIHSQCLTGDVFHSLKCDCGRQLDHAMKLIQEEGRGVIIYQQQEGRGIGITNKIRAYELQDAGQDTVEANLSLGFEADLRQYECCVDILKQLGLRRIRLMSNNPEKIAAVQQAGIEIVERVSIEVEPHEKSLGYMKTKKEKLGHLLDNVGAEDKALI
- a CDS encoding NAD(P)H-dependent oxidoreductase subunit E; this encodes MIEFSEEAKRRYQTILSHYPEKRAALLPVLTLAQREFGWISPEVAEYVGGLMGYPPSDVLSVATFYTMLHKKPAGKHHIDICKNLSCWLMGVNPCIDEIKRQLGVEKREVTSDEKFSWDLTECLGSCGTAPAMQVGDRYYENLTPAKIAEIIEKLRND
- a CDS encoding aspartate ammonia-lyase, which encodes MSRSTQPRIERDSLGERELPGDVYYGIQTARAIENFPISGWKPYPSLVTATVQIKKAAARVNAALGSLDARLANAIEAAADEVLAGRLRDQFVVDPFQAGAGTSHNMNANEVLANRAIELLGGERGDYSIVHPNDHVNMAQSTNDVFPTAMRLAALESVDKLISTLDVLAASLRTKSSEFDDIVKSGRTHFQDAVPIRLGQEFGAYATAIQKNADRIARAADELKEIGLGATAAGTGLNAPPGYRTRVVEELSRVTNQKLRATGDYFEAMQSMSPFVGLSGALRTLATDVLRISNDLRLLSSGPNTGLAEINLPAVQPGSSIMPGKVNPVIAEMTGMVCFQVMGNDLVVATAAQAGQLELNVMMPVIAFNLLMSLTILTNALRVLKDRCVEGITANEERCGWYVEHSVSLVTALSPRIGYARAAEIAKLAISKGKTIRETIKEEGLLTDEELAEVMDTRAMTEYEEGQ
- the nuoD gene encoding NADH dehydrogenase (quinone) subunit D is translated as MAIESAVGDNFFTTTVSEIANWARKNSLWPLPFGTACCAIEYMSVVSAHYDVARFGAEVVRFSPRQSDLLMVMGTITDKMGPVLKRIYEQMPDPKWVLCMGACATSGGFYRAYHVMQGIDEIIPVDVYIPGCPPTPEAVLQAVLMIRQLIEKENIVGADARRELRERMLKEITETSPKPMLIAEEQARAAVRLVQITREPAAPQNPIAALVQGRFADQVLDVNDFRGDLAITVRPDKVAEICRTLKEDPTTKFDLLSTITGLDYLGYPDKKREERFNVVYHMYSIDHGHRVRLKVPLPESAPEVDSVSSVWKTANWHERETFDMFGIRFRNHPDLRRILCHEEFIGHPLRKDHEPGARTPLSRDYKLPIEYKTEWQGHETDRLSPQPTIINIGPSHPATHGALRIVARLDGEKVIESDCEIGYLHRCFEKMAETHQWNGVIPYTDRLNYCSSFLNNVGYACTVEKLLGIEVPKRVQYIRVLLGELSRIMDHMICLGAALVDLGAITNFWYSFEPREEIYDLLEMTAGQRMMVSYVRVGGLSADLPKDFVPRCREVLARLPKYIDDLQKLNTNNVIFKQRTVGVSEISGKDAADWGMTGPMLRAAGVPYDIRQNHPYSSYDDFDFEVPIGNRGDVYDRYLVRMEEMRQSVRIVEQVLENLPEGPYQVDDRRITLPPKQGVYENIEDLMNHFKLVMHGIQAPPGEVYGYSEGANGELGFYIVSDGSLRPWRCHARGPCFPIFSAYPKLIEGGLLADAIATLSSLNIIAGELDR
- a CDS encoding 2Fe-2S iron-sulfur cluster-binding protein, coding for MPKFTLNGREVEARNGQTIIQAAEDHGIEIPHYCYHPDLSIDGNCRMCLVDVEKMPKLTPACTTMVNEGMVVHSDNERVKEAVRGVLEFLLINHPVDCPVCDQAGECRLQDYYMVYGLHTSEIPLAMKVRKRKVIDLGPMVVLDQERCVLCSRCIRFFEEVTETGEMQFFGRGDHVAIGTFEDAPLDNPYSGNVVDICPVGALTSRDFRFKCRVWFLHATDSVCGGCSTGCTVRIDHRDGAIFRLIPRRNPKVNRSWLCDEGRLSFHELNNARRIHRPLMKGRDGVQAPVTWEEAARSIDSRLKEIRDASGAGSLLGFASPSTTNEALFLLKKYLGDQLGATQFDFRVDSEDKNLAEEEDQILRHFDKHPNSMGAIKLGLMSEELGGIEGAIKAARERRIKAAVVVYFKPLVRRPNDEEVEGRIFELIDELEYSVVLAAHEADWQAAASVVLPVAAWSEEDGTYTNFEGRVQLAGKAIEPGGDTLAVWEVFAMLLQASGAESLWMSAEDVFATMTESVAAYRGITLDQTRLPGVVVG